Proteins encoded together in one Calditrichota bacterium window:
- a CDS encoding NADH-quinone oxidoreductase subunit H yields the protein MFVELGIIVGKIAWVLVNILNGAGILTWVERKQSALISDRIGANRASILGIKLLGLVNSLADALKLIFKEDFVPPKGIRSLHFLAPIFAMAPVFLTMAVIPFGPPVEIFGREVKLQILDMDIGVLYILAFGSIAVYGALLAGWASNSKYALLGGMRASAQMISYEIILGLSLIGPILAFGTMEPGAMVFAQNEYFFGWIPKWGIIVQPIAFLLFLPAAMAETKRAPFDMPEGESEIIGFATEYSGMRWGMFFLGEFAEIVVLAAVMTAVFFGGYHIPWLFDATEMAGQGGFHFPWGMFVPLGEWTIVILRVIAFGAKLSILMWLQMQIRWTFPRFRYDQLMRVSWKEMMPIALLNIAVTGLVILWLGK from the coding sequence ATGTTTGTAGAATTAGGCATAATCGTCGGCAAAATTGCTTGGGTGCTGGTCAATATCTTGAACGGCGCCGGTATTTTGACGTGGGTTGAACGCAAGCAGAGCGCGCTCATATCCGACCGTATCGGCGCGAACCGCGCCTCGATTCTGGGAATCAAGTTGCTCGGATTGGTCAATTCTCTCGCGGACGCGCTAAAGCTGATTTTCAAGGAAGACTTCGTGCCGCCGAAGGGCATCCGTTCGCTGCATTTCCTTGCGCCGATATTTGCGATGGCTCCGGTCTTCTTGACAATGGCCGTGATTCCGTTTGGTCCTCCGGTGGAGATTTTTGGCCGCGAGGTCAAACTGCAAATTCTCGACATGGACATCGGCGTGCTCTATATTCTCGCGTTTGGATCAATTGCGGTGTATGGCGCACTGCTCGCGGGATGGGCCTCAAATAGCAAATACGCTTTGCTGGGCGGCATGCGAGCCTCAGCGCAGATGATTTCTTACGAGATTATTCTGGGCCTGTCATTGATTGGACCGATTCTGGCCTTCGGCACGATGGAGCCCGGCGCGATGGTCTTTGCACAAAACGAATATTTCTTCGGCTGGATTCCCAAGTGGGGAATCATCGTGCAGCCGATTGCTTTCTTATTGTTCCTGCCTGCGGCGATGGCCGAGACCAAGCGCGCGCCTTTCGATATGCCCGAAGGCGAATCGGAAATTATCGGTTTTGCAACCGAGTATTCCGGTATGCGCTGGGGTATGTTCTTCCTGGGCGAGTTTGCCGAAATCGTGGTGCTTGCGGCCGTAATGACAGCGGTGTTCTTCGGCGGCTATCACATTCCGTGGCTCTTCGATGCGACCGAGATGGCGGGGCAGGGCGGCTTCCATTTCCCGTGGGGCATGTTCGTGCCGCTGGGTGAATGGACGATTGTGATTCTGCGCGTGATTGCCTTCGGCGCGAAGCTGTCGATTTTGATGTGGCTGCAAATGCAGATTCGCTGGACGTTCCCGCGTTTCCGCTATGATCAACTGATGCGAGTTTCCTGGAAAGAGATGATGCCGATTGCGCTTTTGAATATCGCCGTTACCGGTCTTGTGATTCTATGGTTGGGGAAATAG